Part of the Flavobacterium alkalisoli genome is shown below.
AAACATCCTCAACATTTTGCACAACGAGATTAAGAAGCATGGCGTAAATATTGAAGTAAATATACCGTTAGATGTAATGGTTAATTACAATCCGGCCTATTTGGAAAGTATACTTTTAAATTTTACAACTAATGCTATTAAATACTCGAGTCCTGACAGATCCCCGATTATTTTATATGATTTTGAGATAAAAGACGGAAAGAAAATCCTTTCCATTACAGATAATGGTTTAGGTATTGATTTAAAGAAACACAAAAACTCATTGTTTGGTATGTACAAAACATTCCATAAAAACCAAAACTCAAGAGGTATAGGTTTGTTTATAACAAAGAACCAGATAGAGGCAATGGGGGGCAGTGTAGAGGTTTATAGTGAAGTGAATAAAGGGACCACTTTTAAAATTTATTTTAAAGATGAAGATTAGGAACCTGTGTGTAATAGATGATGATAAGATTTATCACTTTTTACTTAAGAATCTTCTTAAGCAAAACAATATTGATGTAAAGTCTGTCTTTTTTCAGAATGGACAGGATGCTATAGAGTTTTTATCGGACGAGAAAAATAATGATGACTTGCCCGATCTTATTCTTTTAGATGTTAATATGCCTATTATGAATGGCTGGCAGTTTCTTGAAGAGTACATTAAGCTTAAAACTAACTTTGGTAAAGATCCGCATATCTATATGATAAGCTCATCCAATAATGAGGTTGATATAAATAAGGCAAGGGAATTCTCAGGCGTAGTAAAAGATTATTTTTTGAAGCCTATCTGCAAGGAAGACCTTCATAAAATCTTCATTTAATTGCAGTATAGATTTTCTTTATATGTGGTATAATAAAAAACAATTACTTAATACTTTGTTACGTTGTAGAAACGTAATAATTTTGCTTAACACTGTTAAGTAATTTAAAAGCTTTAAAAATGGGTAGCAAAGAGCGCATAATGAGACAGAAGGAAGAGACCCGGGCTAATATACTTACGGCCGCCAGAGAGATAGTTAAAGATGAAGGATGGCAGGGCTTAAGTATGCGTAAGATAGCTGATAAGATAGAGTATACTGCTCCTATCATTTATGAGTATTTTGCGAATAAGGAAGCGATATTACAGGAACTTACGTGCAAAGGTTTTACAATATTGACTAAAGATCTGGAAGCTGCCAAGACAAAATCGGATAATCCGGCAGAGCAGCTTGAAGGTATGTGGTTAGCTTATTGGAATTTTGCTCTTAAGAACAAGGAGATGTATCAGCTAATGTATGGAGTGGAAATGACATGTTGTGCACAACGCACTTCAGAATCTGATGCTCCTTATCAGCTTATCAGCGATTCTATAGGTAAACTGATGAAGGAGAGTAAACCTGATCCGCATGTAATAAAGCAAAAATATTTTACTTTTTTCTCTGTAATACATGGTCTTATTTCCATAAATATTGTTGGCAACGGACTTTCTGAAGATATAAACAAACAAATACTTAAAGATGCCATAAGCGGTATCATACGGTATATAGAAGAATAGAGAAATCTATTTTTTTGACCTTCTGCTTAACACTGTTAAATAGTTTATAACTGTAAATTAATTCATCAATCATATTTTTTTAATCATTACTTAACATCGTTAAATCATTTAATCTATGTAAAATACTCAAGCAATCATTTTAATCAAAAAAAATTTTATCTAACAATTTAACACCATTAAATAATTTAATAGTATTATGAATCGAATCACATTAATCTTAATTCTTGCAATTGCAATCTTGGTATCTGCCTGTACAGGTAACACGGCATCAGCCCCGGCCGCACAGGCCATACCGGTTCCGGTATTATCCATCAGCAAGGGTAAAGCAACTACATATCAGGAATATCCTGTAATGGTAGAGGGAAGGGTGAATGTACAGATACGCCCACAGGTAGACGGATATCTTGAAACATTATATGTGGATGAGGGAGCTTTTGTAAAAGCAGGGCAGTCTATTTTTAAAATAGATGATCACCGTTATCGCGAACAGTTAAACAGCGCTGTAGGTAATCTTAACGCAGCTGAGGCAGCTCTTATAAATGCACAGTTAGAAGTTGAAAAACTGACTCCGTTAGTAGCTGAAAAAGTAGTGTCTGACTACCAGTTAAAATCGGCAAAGGCATCCCTAAAAGTAGCTGAAGCTAATAAGAAACAGGCTGAAGCCGCAGTAGCCTCTGCAAAAATAAACTTAGGCTATACTTTAATTACAGCACCTGTAGACGGTTACATTACCAGACTGCCTAAAAAGCAGGGAAGCCTTGTTTCTGCCTCAGATCCTGAGCCTTTAACCACACTTTCAGATATTGCTGTTGTACATGCTTATTTCTCACTGGGAGAGTCAGATTTCTTAAGCTTTAGAGACAGGTATGAAGGAAATACCCTTAACGAAAAAATTAAAAACCTTCCTCCGGTTTCACTTGTTCTGGCAAATGGTACCGTGTATGAAACTCAGGGCAAAATTGATATGGTAGACGGGCAGTTTGACCGAACAACCGGAGCA
Proteins encoded:
- a CDS encoding response regulator, whose translation is MKIRNLCVIDDDKIYHFLLKNLLKQNNIDVKSVFFQNGQDAIEFLSDEKNNDDLPDLILLDVNMPIMNGWQFLEEYIKLKTNFGKDPHIYMISSSNNEVDINKAREFSGVVKDYFLKPICKEDLHKIFI
- a CDS encoding efflux RND transporter periplasmic adaptor subunit, with product MNRITLILILAIAILVSACTGNTASAPAAQAIPVPVLSISKGKATTYQEYPVMVEGRVNVQIRPQVDGYLETLYVDEGAFVKAGQSIFKIDDHRYREQLNSAVGNLNAAEAALINAQLEVEKLTPLVAEKVVSDYQLKSAKASLKVAEANKKQAEAAVASAKINLGYTLITAPVDGYITRLPKKQGSLVSASDPEPLTTLSDIAVVHAYFSLGESDFLSFRDRYEGNTLNEKIKNLPPVSLVLANGTVYETQGKIDMVDGQFDRTTGAITLRASFPNSKGLLRSGNTGRVRLGMAHDNVILVPQATTVEVQDRVFVYTVDKDNKVARKPITIIGKSGTDYLVSEGLEAGDRIVSKGFENLQEGAVVVPQKAESEMASK
- a CDS encoding TetR/AcrR family transcriptional regulator — encoded protein: MGSKERIMRQKEETRANILTAAREIVKDEGWQGLSMRKIADKIEYTAPIIYEYFANKEAILQELTCKGFTILTKDLEAAKTKSDNPAEQLEGMWLAYWNFALKNKEMYQLMYGVEMTCCAQRTSESDAPYQLISDSIGKLMKESKPDPHVIKQKYFTFFSVIHGLISINIVGNGLSEDINKQILKDAISGIIRYIEE